The segment CCACCACAAAACTACTCATGACATGTGCAGGGGTAAGCTTAGCGAAGTCCATTAGTAGCTGGCCAATCACACAAATCAATCCACCGACCACGAATGCTATTAGATATTCCATCTACTCCACCCTCTCTAACACGACACCATGGGCAATGGTCGGAATTGATTCGTTTTGTTGAATCATCGTTGGACTCAGCAATGCACCTGTTGCCACAACCAACACCCTGTTCATCATGCCTGTTTTCAACTCATTGATGATGTGAGAATAAGTGACGACTGCACAGCAGCCACATCCGCTTCCTCCCGCAAAAACCTCTTGGTCTGGCCTGAAAATCATCAATCCACAATCACTGTGTTTAACCGTAATATCATACCCTTCTTCCTTCAACAGCTCTTTCAAAATCGGACTGCCCACTCCGGAGAGATCCCCGGTAACGATCAGATCGTAGTGATCAGGGTTGACATTCAAATCCTGAAAGTGTGCCTGTATGGTATCTGCAGCAGCTGGCGCCATCGCAGATCCCATATCAAAAGGGTCTGTGATACCAAGGTCGATCACTCTCCCAATGGTTGCTGATGTAATTTTGATTGGACTTGGTTCCCTACTGACAAGGGCCGTTCCCGATCCGGTAACCGTGAAGGTGGCTGAATCGGGTTTTTGACCGCCATACTCTGTTGGATAACGAAATTGACGTTCCGCCGTTGCATTATGGCTACTAGTGGATGCCAATACCCTGTTGGCAAATCCGGCATCCACTAGCGCCGCACCCATCGCCAGCGTCTCCATCGAGGTGGAGCAGGCACCAAACATACATAGAAAAGGAATTTGGTGATGCCGTGCCACATAATTGGCTGTCACATTCTGGTTCAGCAAGTCACCGGCTAGGAATAAATCAATGTCCTTGTATGACAGGTTCTCTTTCTCCAAGCAGGATTGGATGGACTGCTCCATCAGTCTCCTTTCCGCAAGCTCCCAGTTGTCCTCACCACAATGAAGCTCCTGGTATGTCTTATCAAACAACTCTCCAAGAGGACCATCCGCCTCTTTTGGCCCTACCGCTGTTCCAGTTGAACGGATATAGATTGGATTTTCGAATAGCCAGCTTTGTTTTCCAATAAGTCGCATTTCCTCTCCCCCTAACCAGTAAAACTCATATTGAGAAGATATCTAATCATTCCTACCAGGTATGCGGCTACCACACCGAATACAATGACACTTCCTGCAAGCTTAAACATATTTGTGGCAACACCAAGGACAATTCCCTCACTTCGATGCTCCATGGCGGCGCTTGTCATAGAATTGGCAAATCCAGTAACTGGTACTGCAGAACCCGCACCGGCAAATTGACCAAGCTTGTCGTAAATGCCAAATCCGGTAAGAAGGGCAGAAAGGAGGATTAGGGTGCCAACGGTAGGATTACCTACATTTTTTTCCGAAAAGTTGAAAA is part of the Sutcliffiella sp. FSL R7-0096 genome and harbors:
- the spoVAD gene encoding stage V sporulation protein AD, which produces MRLIGKQSWLFENPIYIRSTGTAVGPKEADGPLGELFDKTYQELHCGEDNWELAERRLMEQSIQSCLEKENLSYKDIDLFLAGDLLNQNVTANYVARHHQIPFLCMFGACSTSMETLAMGAALVDAGFANRVLASTSSHNATAERQFRYPTEYGGQKPDSATFTVTGSGTALVSREPSPIKITSATIGRVIDLGITDPFDMGSAMAPAAADTIQAHFQDLNVNPDHYDLIVTGDLSGVGSPILKELLKEEGYDITVKHSDCGLMIFRPDQEVFAGGSGCGCCAVVTYSHIINELKTGMMNRVLVVATGALLSPTMIQQNESIPTIAHGVVLERVE
- the spoVAC gene encoding stage V sporulation protein AC, with product MGEKLKDDYKKNIKKFQPKPPYVVNCVKAFLVGGLICLIGQGIQNFYMNVFNFSEKNVGNPTVGTLILLSALLTGFGIYDKLGQFAGAGSAVPVTGFANSMTSAAMEHRSEGIVLGVATNMFKLAGSVIVFGVVAAYLVGMIRYLLNMSFTG